In Phacochoerus africanus isolate WHEZ1 chromosome 1, ROS_Pafr_v1, whole genome shotgun sequence, the following are encoded in one genomic region:
- the SERF1B gene encoding small EDRK-rich factor 1 has product MARGNQRELARQKNLKKSQEISKGKRKEDSLTTSQRKQRDSEIMQQKQKAANEKKSMQTREK; this is encoded by the exons ATGGCCC GTGGAAATCAACGAGAACTTGCCCGCCAGAAAAACTTGAAGAAATCGCAGGAAATTagtaagggaaaaagaaaagaggatagcTTGACTACTTCTCAGAGAAAACAGAG GGACTCTGAGATCATGCAACAAAAGCAGAAGGCAGCCAATGAGAAGAAGTCTATGCAGACAAGAGAAAAATGA